Genomic segment of Chloroflexota bacterium:
CCGACGCGGAGAGGGGGAGGCTCAATACGGCTCCCCCTCTCCGCGTCGCAGCGGGGTGGGGGTGAGGGAGCCCCCGTGACGGCGGTCAGCAACGCCTTGACCTCGGCGGCCACGTCGGCGGACATCGGGCTGGCGGCGGCACGCTCCAGGTCGGCGAGGGCGGCCGGGCGATCCGAGGCCGCCCGCAGCTCGGCGCGCGCCAGCAGGGCCGGGGCCAGCTCCAGCGTGTCGTCCATGCCCTCGGCCAGCGCCACGGCGCGCTCGACGAGCGGCCCGCCATCGTCAGGCTGCCCCCGGCTGACCAGGAACCGCCCCAGGCGCCCGAGCGCAGCCACGGTCCGAATCCCGGGGTCCATCTGCTCGGCAATGTCGGCGGCTTCCCGGTAGAGAGCCTCGGCACGGTCCCAGATCCCCAGCCGCTCGTGGAGCAGCCCCAGGCCCAGCAGGCTGTCGATCGTGCTGACCCGATGTCCGACGCGCCGCTGCACCTCCAGCGCCCGCTCGTAGCAGACCAGGGCGTCCGGCAGCCGTCCCTGCGCTGCCAGCACCGCCCCGAGGGCCGCGTTGCACTCGGCGGCGTGGCGGTCGCCCACTTCAAGGGCCAGCACCCGCCCGCGTTCGGCCCACTTGTAGGCCGGCTCCAGGTCGCCTTCGGCCAGGAGGATGCGGCTCATACGCTGGCAGGCCAGGACCGTTCGCCGCTCGCCGGCGGCGTCGCGGTAGAAGGCCGCCGCCTGCTGGATGTGCGTGCGCGCCTCCGCGAACCGCCCCGCGAGGTAGAGCTGCGTCCCGTAGTTCTCGTGGGCCGTGGCGATCTGGAGCTTGTTGCCGCCAAGCTGCACCGCCGCCAGCGCTCGCTCGTACTGGACGGTGGCGGCGGCGGACTGCCCGCTCCACATCTGGGCGAGCGCCATCATGCAGTTGCCTCGGAAGCGCAGGAGCGGATCGTCCGTCCGCTCGCCGGCGTCGAGGATGTGGCGGCCGGCCGCCAGGGCATCGGCAAACCGCCCCTGCACGAGGTACGGGAACGCCTGGTCGTAGCGCAGCGCGAGCAGCATGCTGGCAGCCTGCGGCTCGTCGGCGACCGGCGCGAGGGCGGCCATCGCGTCGTCGTAGGCGGCCAGGGCGCTCGGCATGTCGACGACCTGTTCCAACCCCCGCCCGATGGCCCCGTAGGCCCGCGAGCGACGATACGGATCGTCGGTCAGGTCGAGCACCTGCCGGAACGTGCGGATCGCGTCCTGCCAGAGGCCCAGGTCGTGCTCGGCCATGCCGCGCCCCTGGAGCACGTCGATCTCGACGGCCGCATCGGGCGGGCTGCCCTGCCGCCGACGCAGGGTGAGCAGATCGTGAGCGCGGGTGAAGTGACGCAACGCCTCGCGATGCGCGGAGAGGCCGGCCGCCCGCCGTCCGGCCACCACGCCGAACCGCAGGGCCTTCTCGGCCGTCGGCGCGACGCTCGCCGCCTCGGCGAAGTGATGCGCCAGCTCGGCGGCTCGCTCGTCAGCCCGCGCGCCGGCTGCCGCTTCGATGGCCGTGCCGGCCCGAGCGTGGAACGTTGCCCGGCGTGGCCCGCTCAAACGGTGGTACAGCGCCTCGCGGATCATGGCGTGGGCGAAGCGGTAGCCGGCGGCCGTCTCCCGGACCAGCTGGGCCGAGATGGCGTCGTCCAGAACGGCCAGCACCTGGGTGCTGTCGTCAGGGGCCAGCGCGGCCAGCAGCGTCGGCAGGTCGAACGCCTGCCCGAGCACGGCGGCCATCGCCAGCGTCTCGCGGCCGCCGGGCGGGACGCGGTCAAAGCGGCGCTCGATGACGCTCTCGACGACGGGCGGCAGGGCTGGCAACTGGCCGCGCGCACCCGCCACAACGTACCAGACGCCGCCCCGCTCCTCGATACGCTCCTCCTCGCGCAGGGCCAGCGCAAGCTGCTCGGTGAACAGGGGGTTGCCCTCCGTCACCCCGAAGAGGGCGTCAGCCAGAGGCTCGCTGGCGGCGCCCTTGAGCCGCGCCGCGATCAGCGTGCGGGTATCTTCGCGGCTCAGCGGCGGCAGACGCAGCTCCTGGGCGCTGCCGCTCCGACGGAGGCCGCTCAGGAGTCGGTCGAGCGGCCGGCCGGCCTGGACGTCCTCCGGCCGGAACGTGCCGACCAGCACCAGCCGCAGCCGGCGGGTCTGACGCGCGAGGTACTGGAGCACCTCCAGGGTTGCGCCGTCGGCCGCGTGGAGGTCTTCCAGGCAGAGCAGCGTCGGCGTCCGCATCGCCAGCACGCGCATGCAGCCGTGAACGGCGGCGAGCAGGCGGCTCGGCTCGGAGGTGGTGGAGACGGCATCCAGGCGAGCCTCACCCAGGTGGTAGCGCAGCTCGGGGACGATGGGCACGAGGTCGGTGGCGAGATGCCCAAGCTCGGCGTGCAGGTGCTCGGGGGGCTGGGCCAGCAGGTAGTCGCAGAGGGCGTCACGGATCGGGGCGTAGGGCGAGGGCGTCTCGCGGTCGAAGCTGCCGCCGGCCAGGCAGAGGTAGCCCATCGCGCGGGCCTCGGCCACGATCAGCCCGGCCAGGGCGCTCTTGCCGGCCCCGGCCGGCGCGCCGATCAGCAGGGTCTGCCCCTCGGCCAACCCGGCCTGGAGCGTCTGGCGGGTCACGGTCAGCGCATCCTCACGCCCGAGCAACGCGCCGGGCGAGGGGAAGGGGTAGGTTGGGGCGTAGGTGGACGGGTCGGGGAGGACCGGCCAGGAGGTCGGCCCGCCGAGCGGCGGCGATGGATTGCCCGGTGACGCGGGCGCCACGCCAGCCGGCGACGGTGCGGCGCCGGCGCCTGACGGCAGCACGGCAGGTGGCGCGTTGGGTGGCACGCCAGGAGACGCGGGCGTTGTGCCGGGCGCCGGCGGGCCGGCCGGCCGGGTTGCCCCCGGCCTCGGCTCGGCTGCGCCGCTCGCGATGCGCTGGCGCACGGCCTGGGTCTCGTCGGCGGGAGCGACCTGCACATCGCGCTGCAACGCCTCTTCGAGCCGCTGGTAGACCTTCAGCGCCTCGGCCCGCCGACCGTGGCGGGCCTGGAGCAGCATCAGCTCGCGGGCGGCGCGCTCGTCAGAAGGATCGGCGTCGAGCAGTCGCTGGAGGGCGGCTTCGGCTGCCTGGATCTCGCCGCGCCCCTCGCGGCGGCCGGCCAGTTCGAGCTGCAACGTCACCCAGAGGCGCTTCAGCTCCGCGCGGCGGGGGGCGGCCCAATCGTGGTACACGTCGTCGGGGAGGAAGTCGCCGAGGTAGAGGCGGTCGGCCGCCTCCAGCAGCGGGACGGGGTCGGCGGCGTGGCGAGCCTCCGCCAGCAGCCGCTCGAACTCGTCGGCGTCCACCCAGACGGGCGGCTCAGCCCGCACGCTGACCACCTCGGGCGTGTGCTGGAGGACGCTGTCGCGGGCGTCGACGTCTGGCTCCAGCAGGTCGCGGAGCCGCTTGACCGCCGTGCGAAAGGTGGTCAGCACCGCGCCGCGCGGGGAGTCCGGCCAGAACAGCTCGTGGGCCTGGTCACGCGGGAGGCGGCGGCCGGGCCGGGCGAGCAGGCACTTG
This window contains:
- a CDS encoding tetratricopeptide repeat protein; the protein is MQTRDGGLWAMFARPAGAAAAAVGIVAASQDARWPGLRVALHASAGPSASAGPSAGRDEDGGPDADAARAYLRQLLRVCPPGQILASAAFVALLGGAGPPELRLRPIGRLDRRDSSAPAVVYRVEAASLPASAGGSSESSRPGGPAGSARPTDLTPAAGPAASVASDTPSRRARTAAPRQRAGSEPQPFRVRMLGQFAVERGGDLVDLAAAPGLNKGLQLFKCLLARPGRRLPRDQAHELFWPDSPRGAVLTTFRTAVKRLRDLLEPDVDARDSVLQHTPEVVSVRAEPPVWVDADEFERLLAEARHAADPVPLLEAADRLYLGDFLPDDVYHDWAAPRRAELKRLWVTLQLELAGRREGRGEIQAAEAALQRLLDADPSDERAARELMLLQARHGRRAEALKVYQRLEEALQRDVQVAPADETQAVRQRIASGAAEPRPGATRPAGPPAPGTTPASPGVPPNAPPAVLPSGAGAAPSPAGVAPASPGNPSPPLGGPTSWPVLPDPSTYAPTYPFPSPGALLGREDALTVTRQTLQAGLAEGQTLLIGAPAGAGKSALAGLIVAEARAMGYLCLAGGSFDRETPSPYAPIRDALCDYLLAQPPEHLHAELGHLATDLVPIVPELRYHLGEARLDAVSTTSEPSRLLAAVHGCMRVLAMRTPTLLCLEDLHAADGATLEVLQYLARQTRRLRLVLVGTFRPEDVQAGRPLDRLLSGLRRSGSAQELRLPPLSREDTRTLIAARLKGAASEPLADALFGVTEGNPLFTEQLALALREEERIEERGGVWYVVAGARGQLPALPPVVESVIERRFDRVPPGGRETLAMAAVLGQAFDLPTLLAALAPDDSTQVLAVLDDAISAQLVRETAAGYRFAHAMIREALYHRLSGPRRATFHARAGTAIEAAAGARADERAAELAHHFAEAASVAPTAEKALRFGVVAGRRAAGLSAHREALRHFTRAHDLLTLRRRQGSPPDAAVEIDVLQGRGMAEHDLGLWQDAIRTFRQVLDLTDDPYRRSRAYGAIGRGLEQVVDMPSALAAYDDAMAALAPVADEPQAASMLLALRYDQAFPYLVQGRFADALAAGRHILDAGERTDDPLLRFRGNCMMALAQMWSGQSAAATVQYERALAAVQLGGNKLQIATAHENYGTQLYLAGRFAEARTHIQQAAAFYRDAAGERRTVLACQRMSRILLAEGDLEPAYKWAERGRVLALEVGDRHAAECNAALGAVLAAQGRLPDALVCYERALEVQRRVGHRVSTIDSLLGLGLLHERLGIWDRAEALYREAADIAEQMDPGIRTVAALGRLGRFLVSRGQPDDGGPLVERAVALAEGMDDTLELAPALLARAELRAASDRPAALADLERAAASPMSADVAAEVKALLTAVTGAPSPPPRCDAERGSRIEPPPLRVGEGCRRSR